A genome region from Vicia villosa cultivar HV-30 ecotype Madison, WI unplaced genomic scaffold, Vvil1.0 ctg.000011F_1_1, whole genome shotgun sequence includes the following:
- the LOC131621747 gene encoding uncharacterized protein LOC131621747 isoform X1, whose protein sequence is MTEAAIICPQVSSSKKDMDLHQCFGHRRKSLPFVEEDGYSASFDSGANNWLAFWLYLVASSYFLFKGNVNFFGGSRIKSQESVSSCNISTPDEGKKNDATVVDDAVSYSEGLGSPNSTCSSTYFDAYSEISDFDRTSYWHSLVNLEEEDSEWLSDSMISENPSSPLSNSGDSFTDFSDVGTPGYWDSLLKLEEEDREWNMGKASYWHSFSLLSLEDEDSEWLSDGDSFTDISDVGTPSYWDSLLRLDKEEKLECVQDDSPVSPYTGTMVHPVLPPISTVSSINADEPLFWPFDGEFDWDSEESSFCNSPRKRLVFDSNMDSPLEYFAWEQEFAIETLVGLKEFDGHEGLELDFEFIGDGFIMLEEFLQ, encoded by the coding sequence ATGACAGAAGCAGCTATCATTTGCCCTCAAGTATCATCATCAAAGAAAGACATGGATCTTCATCAATGCTTTGGTCACAGGAGAAAGTCTTTGCCGTTTGTCGAAGAGGATGGCTATTCTGCTTCATTTGATTCTGGTGCCAATAACTGGTTGGCTTTCTGGTTGTATTTAGTGGCAAGTTCATACTTTCTGTTTAAGGGAAATGTCAACTTTTTCGGCGGCAGCAGAATAAAATCTCAAGAGAGTGTTTCATCATGTAACATAAGCACACCAGATGAGGGAAAGAAGAATGATGCAACTGTTGTAGATGATGCAGTTAGCTACTCTGAGGGCTTAGGGTCTCCCAACAGTACTTGTTCATCCACCTATTTTGATGCTTACTCGGAGATTTCAGATTTTGACAGAACAAGTTACTGGCATTCTTTAGTGAATCTTGAAGAGGAAGACTCTGAATGGCTTTCAGATTCAATGATATCTGAGAACCCTTCAAGTCCTCTAAGCAACAGTGGTGATTCTTTCACTGATTTTTCAGATGTAGGCACACCTGGATACTGGGATTCCTTGCTCAAACTTGAAGAGGAAGACCGAGAGTGGAATATGGGCAAAGCAAGTTACTGGCATTCTTTTTCTTTACTAagtcttgaagatgaagattctgaatggCTCTCAGATGGTGATTCTTTCACCGATATCTCAGATGTAGGCACGCCAAGTTACTGGGACTCCTTACTCAGACTTGACAAAGAAGAAAAACTAGAGTGTGTTCAGGATGATTCTCCGGTCTCACCGTATACGGGTACTATGGTTCATCCGGTTCTTCCTCCAATTTCTACTGTCTCTTCAATAAATGCTGATGAACCACTTTTTTGGCCATTTGATGGAGAATTTGATTGGGATTCTGAGGAAAGTTCATTTTGTAACTCGCCTAGGAAAAGACTTGTGTTTGATTCAAACATGGACAGTCCTTTGGAATATTTTGCTTGGGAGCAAGAATTTGCAATTGAGACATTGGTGGGGCTCAAGGAGTTTGATGGACACGAGGGGCTTGAACTTGATTTCGAATTTATCGGTGACGGTTTTATTATGCTGGAAGAATTTCTTCAATAG
- the LOC131621747 gene encoding uncharacterized protein LOC131621747 isoform X2: MDLHQCFGHRRKSLPFVEEDGYSASFDSGANNWLAFWLYLVASSYFLFKGNVNFFGGSRIKSQESVSSCNISTPDEGKKNDATVVDDAVSYSEGLGSPNSTCSSTYFDAYSEISDFDRTSYWHSLVNLEEEDSEWLSDSMISENPSSPLSNSGDSFTDFSDVGTPGYWDSLLKLEEEDREWNMGKASYWHSFSLLSLEDEDSEWLSDGDSFTDISDVGTPSYWDSLLRLDKEEKLECVQDDSPVSPYTGTMVHPVLPPISTVSSINADEPLFWPFDGEFDWDSEESSFCNSPRKRLVFDSNMDSPLEYFAWEQEFAIETLVGLKEFDGHEGLELDFEFIGDGFIMLEEFLQ; this comes from the coding sequence ATGGATCTTCATCAATGCTTTGGTCACAGGAGAAAGTCTTTGCCGTTTGTCGAAGAGGATGGCTATTCTGCTTCATTTGATTCTGGTGCCAATAACTGGTTGGCTTTCTGGTTGTATTTAGTGGCAAGTTCATACTTTCTGTTTAAGGGAAATGTCAACTTTTTCGGCGGCAGCAGAATAAAATCTCAAGAGAGTGTTTCATCATGTAACATAAGCACACCAGATGAGGGAAAGAAGAATGATGCAACTGTTGTAGATGATGCAGTTAGCTACTCTGAGGGCTTAGGGTCTCCCAACAGTACTTGTTCATCCACCTATTTTGATGCTTACTCGGAGATTTCAGATTTTGACAGAACAAGTTACTGGCATTCTTTAGTGAATCTTGAAGAGGAAGACTCTGAATGGCTTTCAGATTCAATGATATCTGAGAACCCTTCAAGTCCTCTAAGCAACAGTGGTGATTCTTTCACTGATTTTTCAGATGTAGGCACACCTGGATACTGGGATTCCTTGCTCAAACTTGAAGAGGAAGACCGAGAGTGGAATATGGGCAAAGCAAGTTACTGGCATTCTTTTTCTTTACTAagtcttgaagatgaagattctgaatggCTCTCAGATGGTGATTCTTTCACCGATATCTCAGATGTAGGCACGCCAAGTTACTGGGACTCCTTACTCAGACTTGACAAAGAAGAAAAACTAGAGTGTGTTCAGGATGATTCTCCGGTCTCACCGTATACGGGTACTATGGTTCATCCGGTTCTTCCTCCAATTTCTACTGTCTCTTCAATAAATGCTGATGAACCACTTTTTTGGCCATTTGATGGAGAATTTGATTGGGATTCTGAGGAAAGTTCATTTTGTAACTCGCCTAGGAAAAGACTTGTGTTTGATTCAAACATGGACAGTCCTTTGGAATATTTTGCTTGGGAGCAAGAATTTGCAATTGAGACATTGGTGGGGCTCAAGGAGTTTGATGGACACGAGGGGCTTGAACTTGATTTCGAATTTATCGGTGACGGTTTTATTATGCTGGAAGAATTTCTTCAATAG
- the LOC131621857 gene encoding uncharacterized protein LOC131621857, whose protein sequence is MFSGTQEKCATCGKTAYPLEKVISDISHDEQEFFMVGTISVPLYKKKKNTALALLECISSYNHSPSPATSTDYEQSKFKRRNRVELDDNKTLSVKKKFTRHHNESPHRSHFWKKDYNASTDRRYNKMQRKFNNDICFLGKRNYTLTEAAPLENNEENGIEFEMQEEGTN, encoded by the exons ATGTTTTCTGGGACACAAGAGAAGTGTGCTACATGTGGAAAAACTGCATATCCATTGGAGAAG GTTATATCAGATATTTCTCATGACGAACAGGAATTTTTTATGGTGGGCACTATTTCTGTACCgctgtataaaaagaaaaagaatactgCACTTGCACTCCTTGAGTGTATATCTAGTTACAATCATTCACCTTCTCCAGCAACTAGTACTGATTATGAACAAAGTAAATTCAAGAGGAGAAATCGCGTCGAATTAGACGATAATAAGACATTGTCAGTGAAAAAAAAGTTCACAAGGCACCATAATGAATCACCTCATCGAAGTCATTTTTGGAAGAAGGATTATAATGCATCAACCGATAGACGATATAATAAAATGCAAAGAAAATTTAACAATGACATATGCTTTCTGGGTAAAAGAAATTATACTTTGACAGAAGCTGCACCGCTCGAAAATAACGAGGAAAATGGCATTGAATTTGAGATGCAGGAGGAAGGAACAAATTGA